Genomic window (Armatimonadota bacterium):
CACAAGGACGAACGTCTGGGTGTACATGAGCCCCTCGATAGGGGAGTGCCGGCGCGTCCTGAACAAGAAACCGCTTGGAAACGGCCGCCGGCCGAATCGGGACGACGACTGAAGTCCGAAGGGCGGACGGGGCCGCTCGAGGTGTAACCTCGTCCTATGGGCTTGCTCCCCGGCCTCGTCGCTCTCGTTTCTTTGTCCGTGTCTGCAGGTTCCGACCAGGGGCCGACGCTGGAGAAGCTCCGATCGCAGGGCTTGACCGACCTCGGCGCCTTTTCGCTCTTGTCCGAGTTGACGGCTCAAGTCGGTCCTCGGCTCAGCGGCTCCCCAGGGGCTGCGAAAGCTGTCCTTTGGACCGAGACCAAGATGAAGACTCTCGGCTTGACGGACGTGCACCAGGTGCCCTGTACCGTCCCCCGTTGGGTCCGTGGCGACAAGGAGTCCGGATGGTTGTCGCACCTCGGTCGGCGATCGAAGCTCAATCTCTGCGCCCTGGGGGGCAGCGTCGCCACTCCGAAGGGAGGAGTTACGGCCGAGGTGGTCGAAGTCAGGAGCCTGGCGGAAGCCGAAAAGCTGGGAGTTAGGGGCAAAGGAAAGATCGTGTTCTTCAACCGTGGCTTCGACCCGAAGCTGTCGAACACCTTCGAGGCCTATGGCGGTGCGGTCGACCAGCGCGTCGGTGGAGCGATGGCCGCAACTCAGTCCGGGGCTGTCGCCGTCCTCGTCCGATCGATGACCCTCGCCAAGGACGACGAGCCGCATACCGGCGCGATGCGGTACGGAGAAGGCCGGAAGATCCCCGCCGCAGCCTTAGGGATCCAAAGCGCCGATCGCCTGTCCGCCGCTTTAAAGAAAGGCCGGGTCAAAGTGCGGCTCGAACTCTCGTGCAAGACGCTGCCCGACGTCCCTTCGGCGAGCGTGGCGGGTGAGATCCGCGGATCCGTGAATCCGGAGTCGGTGATCGTCCTGGGCGGCCACTTGGACAGTTGGGACTTGGGCGTGGGGGCCCACGACGACGGATCGGGCATCGCGCAAGCCCTTGAAGCTTTGAGGCTGATCAAGAAGCTCGGTCTCAAGCCGAAGCGAACGCTCCGCGCCGTCGCGTTCATGAACGAGGAGAACGGGCTGCGCGGAGCATTGGCCTACGCTGCAAGGGCCAAAACGGCCCGGGAGCAGCACACGGCAGCGATCGAGTCCGATAGCGGAGGCTTCATGCCGCGGGCCTTCGGGGCCTCGCCGTTCGCCCTTGAGCGCGCCAGGCAATGGTTACCCCACCTGGAAAATCTGGGCATCACGCGCATCACCGAGGGAGGCGGCGACGCCGACATCGCACCTCTGGGGCCGCTCGGGACGGCCCTCTTTTCGTTGGAGCCTGAAAACCAGCGCTACTTCGACTACCATCACTCCCGGAACGATACGCTGGACAAGGTCAATCCAAGGGAACTCGAATTCGGGGCCATTGCAATGGCGACCCTCGCCTGGCTCTTGTCCGAGGAGGGGCTATGAGGCGGCGCCTTAGCCCTTGAGGACTTTGTAGTCCGAGAAGACGACTTTCATCGACACGGACTTTCCCCGTACCCGACCCGTGACCTTGCGTTCGGCGGGAAGCCGGTCATCCCCGACGGTCACGAAACGGTCCTCGTAGGTGAGTTCGGATTCGACGGTACCGTCAGGCCCGGTCGTGGTCGACGTGAACCGTCGGGACAAGGTCTTCCCATTGGGAAGCCGCTCGACGTCGAGGATCCGCAAGACCAGGCGTCGGCCCTCGATCGTCCGAGCGACTTCGGTCACGGCTCCGTCCTTGACCCGGTACGTCGAGCCGAACGTGTCGGCGACCGCGATCTCACGGCCCGTCCGGTCTTTCCGACCGGTCCACGTCACGACGTTCCGACCGTCTCCATCCGCGAACGGGACAGACCGACGGTGCCTAAAGAGGCTGGAGATTTGCGTCCGGACATGGTCTTCGTCTGGCCAGCGCACGTCCCTGTCTTCGAAGACGATTTCCGGTTCGGGCGACCGGTCGGCAACCACACGACCAGAAACGGTCCGGTGCCCGTCGCCCGCTTCAAAGTCGGCCGACCACCTGAGCGCACTACTGACCGCTTCGCGGGCCTCGGAAGCGGTTTGGAGGGACCGGTAAGCCTCCTCGTCCGACCCCAAAGTCATCGGTCGCACGACCGGCAACGTGAGGGTCGACCACGTCTTCTTCAAACCGTACCGGCTGCCTTGCCACGTACCGGACTTCCTTTCCACGTGCAAAGCCCGGAGCGCGACCGGCATGCCACGGAGCCCGAACGGGACCCTGGCTGTACCGTTTTGACCTAGCACGAGGGGCGTCCCGTCCGACAAAAAGAGCTTGGCCGAGGCGTCCGGCGTGCCGTTCCATCGGACGCGGACGGTCCACGCGTCCGAACCTGCGTCGGCGGCCAATTGCAGACCGTTCTTGGGCACCGATCCGGCTTCGGAAAGGTCGAACGCGGCCCGAGCCTGGTAGACGAGCAGGAAGGGCCCCTCGCCTCTGTCGATGATCCCGTATGGGAAGGACAGCGAGAACGGCCCGGGTTTCGACCGCCACGGATAGGACCGCGCGCCGTCGCGACTGTCACCTTTAATGACCACAATCCCGTCGATCGTGAGGGCCTGTCCAGGGTCCCAAGACACACGGTCCCCCTGGGGTGATTCGGCCAGTTCGACGGTGG
Coding sequences:
- a CDS encoding DUF3386 family protein; translated protein: MARFLCVWMMLWAIQSQAHFVWVTYDKDRSMATVELAESPQGDRVSWDPGQALTIDGIVVIKGDSRDGARSYPWRSKPGPFSLSFPYGIIDRGEGPFLLVYQARAAFDLSEAGSVPKNGLQLAADAGSDAWTVRVRWNGTPDASAKLFLSDGTPLVLGQNGTARVPFGLRGMPVALRALHVERKSGTWQGSRYGLKKTWSTLTLPVVRPMTLGSDEEAYRSLQTASEAREAVSSALRWSADFEAGDGHRTVSGRVVADRSPEPEIVFEDRDVRWPDEDHVRTQISSLFRHRRSVPFADGDGRNVVTWTGRKDRTGREIAVADTFGSTYRVKDGAVTEVARTIEGRRLVLRILDVERLPNGKTLSRRFTSTTTGPDGTVESELTYEDRFVTVGDDRLPAERKVTGRVRGKSVSMKVVFSDYKVLKG
- a CDS encoding M20/M25/M40 family metallo-hydrolase; this translates as MGLLPGLVALVSLSVSAGSDQGPTLEKLRSQGLTDLGAFSLLSELTAQVGPRLSGSPGAAKAVLWTETKMKTLGLTDVHQVPCTVPRWVRGDKESGWLSHLGRRSKLNLCALGGSVATPKGGVTAEVVEVRSLAEAEKLGVRGKGKIVFFNRGFDPKLSNTFEAYGGAVDQRVGGAMAATQSGAVAVLVRSMTLAKDDEPHTGAMRYGEGRKIPAAALGIQSADRLSAALKKGRVKVRLELSCKTLPDVPSASVAGEIRGSVNPESVIVLGGHLDSWDLGVGAHDDGSGIAQALEALRLIKKLGLKPKRTLRAVAFMNEENGLRGALAYAARAKTAREQHTAAIESDSGGFMPRAFGASPFALERARQWLPHLENLGITRITEGGGDADIAPLGPLGTALFSLEPENQRYFDYHHSRNDTLDKVNPRELEFGAIAMATLAWLLSEEGL